The sequence below is a genomic window from Methanocalculus natronophilus.
ACCTGATGGAGATTGCAGCAGCCCTCAGGCGCGAAATACAGAGCCTGCCTGCTCATTACCAGGAAGGTTATGGAGCATCTGTCCATGAGCAGATATTCGGCACCCACCACCGGATCCTCCTGATGGAGAGGAATGGTGCCCTGGAAGAGCTGCCCGGAGAGATACCTGATCCTGACCTGTTCCAGACATTCTGCCGGATGGTTCAGCAGGCATGCCTCTTGCCCCACCATACTGATGATGCGCACATGACCCCGATGGGGAGGCTCCTCTACTATCTCCTCTCCTGTTTTCTCA
It includes:
- a CDS encoding DUF2115 domain-containing protein codes for the protein MTNRVSATLDEAEDEISRIVLELGRQQTKSGLAGFIASEIRRYTPRDLMEIAAALRREIQSLPAHYQEGYGASVHEQIFGTHHRILLMERNGALEELPGEIPDPDLFQTFCRMVQQACLLPHHTDDAHMTPMGRLLYYLLSCFLIFVLEEPAHPIGTPFPGGFRVQLRGGVVCCPVKEKEGDVPYALCRFCPSKQA